cttctatatatAAGAACGCATTAGATGTTTCGCTGCTATCTTTTTCAGGGAATAAGCTAAAACCTCtgttctccagaaaaaaaaaacacgaatttACAGATTCGGTCTCACGATTCCCTATTCTCACTAACCTGATATTAACCAAAACAATGTTCTGCTACACAAATCATACATCCAATCAAATAAAACAAGCAAAGTACGTCGCTTACGACGTGCAAGTTGTGCCTGTGATGATAGCGATGATTCAGCAGCTCGATCTCTAGCtctaaaaattacaattaaacAACGCAGTGCTACTTTGATTTTGCCCCTATTACCTCGGTGACCGCCTCGGTTCAGGAATTGTGGCGGAGGTTGTGGGAGTAGGAGCAACTAAAACGGTCAACATAGTTCGGTGACAGAGAAAAATACTAGAGAAATAAAGGTAAAAAGAATACATTCTCAAGAACATAAAACGAGGAGACGCACACCAAAATTAGATTGTTCacctttctttctaaaacgGACCAGGCGTGGTGTTGGTGGTGCAACGACTTCCACACTATCTTCAGACTTCTCCTCCTCTTTACCGGTTCTTCGTCCTTTTGACGACGTTGCTAAAAAGCATTCCACTTAGACAACATGACTTAGAAGGTCTACTCAGTTGCGGAAATGGATGTTCTTCTGAGATGACATGATAAGTACCAAAATCAGAGGCCAAATATTTTAAACTGAGCGGTTATATGACGTTTCTATAAACTGAACTACACAACctttttgagtgttttttaCCCACATCTAACTTGCACATTATtacattcaaaaatattcgaattaTGTGCATACGTGCAGTGTACCGTGATGAGTTCTAGCAGCGCGAAATCTCCATCGAGTCAGCTATCCAAACAAGTACATTGCAGTGGAGATGAGGACTAGATTTGCGCAGgcacaaaattgaaaaaaaaaaaactaaattaatgGTGGTGAAAAGTCAGAAATAgttactttatattttttcagcttttaatCTCTTTCTGAAATTCAACCATATATTCAATTTTGCTTGTCAGCTTTTGGAAGGTCTCTTTCGAAATTGGCGCGATGTCCGTAAAAAAAGTCATGTAACCTCAAAAAGGGTTCACGAGTAGTATAATAGTAAAAATGCGTCCGGAACAAGGTTGTGTACTGATTTCCAATTAATTCCTAAGATActtcacagaaatttttgtacGAAGTTAGACTTCATGTACAACTTATTTTCGATTGTGTACTTCCACGAATGTCTTTCCCAAAcacttatttttaattctttcacAATATATTTAGAACCTACAGTTTGCTAAGTCAAACCGATAGATGCGACTGAGGTGTAGAATGCATTTCAGCCTATAATCCCTTATTTATCGTTTTCTGAACACTTCCATGGTATGTGGTATAGAAAAATCGTCACGAGTAAATGTCAAGAAACAGAACATAATATTCTCGAGACGGCATTAGGCAGTAAATTGCTCGAATAGCAAGACtatcttcttcaaaatagTTCAACACACTGACAAACGTAGATGCGGCCTATACCCATGATCAACCTGGGGATCGGACCACATGAACAGAATATATTTGCCACTATATTTTGTAACTCGCTCTTATAACTCTCATAAATCTCTTCTAAAATGACCTTATGTCTGATACTTCTTAGATACACAGATGGCCTGTCTTACCTGGACGTCCCGGCTCCAGCATCCTCTCCACTTGTTTCGTTCCCTCTCTGTTGTCCAACATCCAACATGTTTCTAAGTTTCGTCAGCGACGAGATCCTTCCTTACACAGCTAAGCTCACAGCTGTTCCCTCCGTGCAACCTacacatcaccccatctcgttggtgGCCTCCCTCGaaggcgtttagcatctcttggaatCCGCTCTACCGTTCCTTTTGTCCATCTATCTTATAATGTGACAGACTCATCTATGCTTTggtttcgatacatattccgcaggctcgcgaagacgggacactggccttaagtcggagctacaaAGATgcgctaggtgttgtgtgcgccggttaaacttcagagggcatctctcaagggctctgtgggtaatGAGTAGCTTCCTAGGCGTGATAGCCCACGTATCCGTGCGCAACAGAGGACTTAAAGAACTGTGAAGTCGAagagatgggcacgaagatcttggtccgtcagttggtccataGCTTCCctgatgatttccatctcacccGAGATGATTTCCATCTTACGACAAGAAAAGGTGGGAATCCTGTCTTCGCTCAGCAGGGCTGTAAGCGAAATATTATACTCGCGAAGGTAGTTGCGGCAAATCTTTGGAATGGTCCTTCTTTTCGCTAGTTCCAGAATCATCTTCCGCCTGTATTACAAAAGATCCTCGTGCAACgcctttctgcagctagtgtttgctactaatcGCTCAATCTGCGGTGCAATGTTGTTAAAGTTCGCTGACCAGCCGCGCTTTTAGTGTGGCAGCTCTGATAGGTTTTAGACTAGTTGTAATCACAGCAACCTGATTTACTGAATAGTCACACAGTTTTTCGTGCACTTTAGTCATTTTATTACTTGCACTTCTAGTCGTTCTTGTCTCAGGGAGCCAATATAGTCCTCCTAAGTCTTGATAATGTGTTACTTTATCGATAGATGATAGGATAAAAAATtatgtttaagaaaaaataaaaagagaaaagaatgcgCAGGGCTCAGCATGTTTCCATCTAGAGTGTGAGCCCAAAAGAGggttaaaaagaaaagcagaggTAAAGTAAAGCAGGCATAGACATAGTGATTGTTGTAGTTTTAATACCTTGAGAGGCTTGTAATTGATGTGTCTCTGGATTTCAGCAAGCAGAAATCAATGTTATAAcgatgaaaaacgaaaagccTGTCCTCCCTGTACTGTACCAGAATTGATGAGAGATCTTCAGACTAATAGTAGATAGTACAAGGAAGAAATTAGTTTCATCATGCAAGGGTGAGTTAAAACAGCACGAATTCACAAAAGTTTACACCGTCGGATTTGTCTACACGTATGTTTTTGCTGATGGATTGATCTGCAGTCGTTTCGGCGCACGTCGAAGACGCAGTGACCGATGCAGCGGCGTTACAGTTGATGACGTGGCCGTTGAACCTGGCTCCTTGTTCATGAATCCTCCTGGAAGTGGCCGGGTTGCTGAGGGAGACCCTGTGTCGTACACAGAAAGTATGACGACATATTGTGAAAATTCGGGTGGGGCATACTGAGATGCCTGCAGAAATCTCGGGACGGCGACTGCCGGTTATTCGACCTTAGACAATAGGTAGACCATGTTAACTGGAAGGCAAGCAACAAAATATTGAGAAGCCATATTTTTAGGGAGTTCTTTTGGAACATTCGAAAATTCGCTGAAGGTTCATGACCACTGGACTTGAGAGATGAAGAGCACAGCCTTCACAGACATTGAACAGAGTAAAAAGCAGTGATTATTACCAAGACACCACAAACTTTTAGAACAAATGAATGGATAAAGAAACTAAAAGTGGTGGGGATATCGAAATGAGAACCAACGAAGTACCACTAGAATCCCACCTTGTTTGTCGCGACtcgacattttcttcttcttagacTCTACAACATCGCCCGCACATTCTTTTGCAATGCGCTTATGACCAGTAGCTCCAACACGCTTCAATGCTTCATCGGCAATCTTAACAGAACATCATTAActcacaaaacaaaatcacaCGAGAATAAATTCGAATGGAACCAACGGAAAGAGTTTGCTGTTAGTTATTTTAGGCTATtcctttcaaaatgttttctgcCTGGTTAGAAGATCACACCAGAAGGAATATTcaatacattttcaaaattcgcCGATGATGGTGATGATTGAAAGGCACGGAACCAGGAGTCACTAGTTGATGCGTTTGATTTGCCGCGCAACAAAAGAGCTCGCACCTGACACCGAGCGTTGAAATTTCCCTAGCAAACAAAGCCCCGCCTTATCACTGCCGAACCTTCATTGAGATGTCCTAAAGATTTCAAGACGCAATACTCCACGCTGAACAACTGCCATACGCATCGACAGTCATGAGATGTGTCAACTGACTCTGGCTTTTTGTTTAGTTGTACTTTTTGTTTAAGGAAGATGAAACACAGAAGGTGAATACAGTAACCCTAGTAATGATAGTAAGGCTTTAAAACAGTAATCTACATACTGTTGTCCAGAATCACTACGTCGATGAGTACAACTGTACAAACTTGAGAATAAATAGGTATTTAATCAGCTAACCTTGTACAACTTGGGAAAAACGAGATGTTCTGAATACCCAGTTTTGCATgctattgaaaatatttcctgCAGAGGAGCAACTGACTCCAGATTATTCTGAAACATGATCTGGATCTATCTCAATCAAAAGTGACAGATATTATCATAAAGAAGAGAACCTGAAGCAATTTCTTCAAGTTCCCTGTCAGATCGTTCAAAAATGCCTGCTTTAATTCGTATATTTTACTTGGATTTGCCTCAAAagcctgaaaaaaatgaccaaTCTTGAACGCTAGAATTTACCTCAGTTCAATTCTGTGTACCATACCTCCCACGGCAAAGAGCCGTTGAGCCAGTACAAAATGTTATAAGCAAGTATTTCTAGATCTCCCCGATATGAAGGATGACACCCACGATGAGCATCGCACGAAGTGAAGATTGCAGTACCGTTGTGAGCTGGAAGGGATATGCTATAAGTTTATTCCTGGATGTTACAGTTCACGTTCCAACTAGAATTCTCTACAAATGCCCGATTTCTGAAGGCAACCCAGGTTTTGCTGCTCGCTTTAACTGTTTAGGCATCAAAAGATGCCCAGGGGGCGAGGAAGCGCTGCGAGCTCCCGTAAATGAGCGCGTCATCACTTCAGTAGGGCAAATCTATGACACTTCGCTTTGTTAGAATAGTACCATTGTGTAGAATAGTACCAAATCAGACTTTTCCTGTCACTGTAAGCAAACTGTTAGTTCTACTACATGATACTACactgagaataaaaattagtgtAGGAAATTAGAAACTTCCAAATGCCATTGGTAGTTTGTAACCGATGGGAATTATATAAGTTGTTGAATACTCATACGCATTCAGCAGCTATTCTGCTCGTTAACAAAAATCGAAATGAGAAGAACAAAAGTGTAAAAcacctctttttttatctGGTTTGTCCTCATTGCTGGATGATAATCGAGCTAAACCAAAATCCACGAGCACTGAAAACAGCACGCCAttcgaatgaagaaaaatgaagtaatCCTAAGACAAAAGCTCACCGCTTGATGTAAAGTCTCCGGTACGTTCAAGAAGTATGTTCGCCGCTTTGATATCAGCATGAGTATAGTTCTGCAACAATGATGGAACTAGAGCAcacaaaaagtaaataatgatCAACTCTTACTTTGTCGTGGATATATTCGAGGCTCTCAAGAATAGATCGTGTAACAGCCCAAACATCACGTGCAGATAAAGTCTTTGATTTCTCTCGAATAGCTTCCAAAGAGGTTGCGTATTTGGGAATTACAAGAAAGCGCAGCTTATCCTTTCCATGTGTGTAAATTCCACAGGAGATTATCTTTGGCACTCCCAAGCGTTTAAGATCTATAAAGTTTTCtctttgcaaaaagaaaaaaaatctatgagACAATAAAACTTTATTCCTATCGTTTtccaggcaaaaaaaaaactgtttggtCCGTCGAGTTACTACTACGATTTCTGCGGCAGCAAAGAAGCTGACAGCCTGGGATTTTATGTATGCAtagaaatacaataaatatttaCTAGTGTTATAGGAACCGCAAATTCGGATCTGACTGCTACCCGTTTGGTGTAGCCCTACTTTTACTAAATGTAATAAGACATTTGAGTACACGTACGAACTATATAACTATTTATATGCGAAAGTTACCCAAGCACATAAAGTGTGCTGTCATCGAGCAGACCACGAGAGTCATCTGACTATACTCGGTACTGAAAATACCCAGCAATTGTGTCAATGGGCATTTTAGGCGAGACGTCAAATACGCAGGATATGAAATACGGATGAATGGATGGAGATTTTGTGAGAGCTTTCACTGTGGATCAGGATGGTTGAACACACCTATATTCTAGAACGACACAACTCGGCGAAGATGCAAAGAATTGTTAAGCCAGGTAaatcaaatacaatacattCTATCTGTCTGGAATTCGTAAGATCCGGACAGATGAAGATCATTCGTTCAATGCGGCTTCATGAAAAGACATACAGTTGTTTTTCACACCGTAAAAAGCAATCCTTCACTGATCCAAGATACtatggaaaaatttcattactgCATGTTATGTACGAGGTTCTGAAGAGGATTATTCTGAAAGACTCATtgaacatcacaaaaaaaaagttttaacaTGTCACTTTTAGATCTGCTCAATCTATGACCGATCAAGCTTTTAGAGTAAGAAATGTAATCGAATTGAAAGAGCCGTAGTCGAAGCATTTGCCGTCACCTTTTCTGGACGTCATGACCGCTTTTTACAGAGTCGACGAATACTTTCTAGACGCACTTCAAAGCATGAGGTGGAGGTTGAAAAAAGACAGAGTGAGAAGGCAGGAGCGATCCTATTCAACTTCTTCGTAAGCTCACCAAAAGAACAGCCTAGTAACATCCAGATGATGGCTTTCAAGAGTATCTATTCGAGGCCTCCAACAGGAATCAGTGGAGGGACGACCGAACTCGTAGAAGAGTTCCGTAATTTGGATTCTATTATTGAATAGCAATGGATACGAAATGGATATAAATCGAAGATATGTCACATCAGTTCGGTGTTCCAGTCTATACGAAGGGCCTGTGGTCAACCCTGAAGCCAAAGTGCGAGTATTTCTCCCCGCTATTCGGACTATGATAGAGGGTTAGTCGCAGGAATTCACTATGACAACACTGGGGGCTGGCGGCATCGAGAGGAAGCTGCTTTACACGGAGCTTGACTGATACTGACCTGCGGTATGCCATAACAAAGAACGTTACGCGAAATTGGATGCGATGCGCCGGAGAATGACGCACAGAGAACACCAACATGTCACTACATCTCCTAAAGTTTTTACGATAAGTTTTCTTTGAGTTGCCTTGTAGATGCCCTGGGATATAAGCCGGAGAAGGTTGTTTGTACAAAAGGCGGAGCTTATAGGTGGCGGCGGTAAAGGAAAACCTGAGGACATTTGGCGTTGCCATTCATATGAGACGCCAACTTTCGAGTAATAAGAAATACGGAGCAGCTAATGGATTGATTCAAGCTCTTGATGCACATCCAACAGCCTGTACTCATTAATATTCTTGAAGATGACTCACCTCACAAAGATCCAAACAACCGCATCGAAAAGTAATACGAACGAGGTTATTAAGTCAATGTGTTGAGCAGATTCGAAATAATATTTCACATTTGTGCAATTTAACATTCAGCAAGTGAAGTGCATGTAAAATTCGAAAACGCGGACCTACTTCGTGATTTCATGAACTCTTcaatttgctcttttttcaaaattcgaaTGAAAACGTTCATTTCTGTAAACAGCGGTCCATTTCCGTACGGTTCGACTTTGACCACCAGTTCAGTCTTAGATCCAACCTAAGCGAAGAAGCTTtacaaagcaagaaaaaaacaacaagtaaacaaatgtGTACACCCCGGACGTTCAACACAAACCTCAGTGCATGTATAAATCCTCCCAAATCCACCAGTAGCAAATTGACGTCCTACACAGTATTGTTTCTTTGTGGTAGAATCCGAAATAATTGTGTTCAGCGGCAATTCCACAGCAAGTTGGTGGAGCTTGGAATTGGGTGCCCGCTTTGGAGGCATCCTAAACGTGCGCAGAGTAGAACAGTAGTTATCAGCAGCAATGCAATAATAACGAAGCGGACCGTAACTTTCGTATATCTCATACATGCAGAGTACCGAAGCATCTACTAATGGTCTTGTCTCGGAAtaacattttttccctttaaaaTAAGAGGAACTACGTGAAAgttgaaacaaaacaagattTCAATTGACAAGAAGCCATTCCGATATTAAAACTCAAACACGTTAGTCGTGTTGTGTAAATGCACCACCATACATCTAAATTTTTCGCTTGGACtgtgttttcttctcgaaCACTCTAGctttcagtgaaaaaatttGGGTAATCATGCTGTCCTATGCTGTGCAGTACGCTGTTCCCGAGAtgcgttttaaaaaagttgttcCGAACGGTTTTGTTCAAGAACAAGATAAATTCGAAGGAATTAGTCGTTTCCAAGCACTGTGCATAAAATTAAACTGGAAGGAACAAGCTCGACACAACTATGGACCCAGACGCATAGAATATACGAAAGACCTCAACgaggaaaaattagaatgtTTCCTAATATAGAAGTGAAATATAAAATCATAGTATGTATCACTTCCCCTAGTTCCTGCAAAATTAATTAACCGCGAAGAAACCTGACACCATAAAAAAGCTCCTTTCTAACACAAAAAAACGTTGTTGAATTTCTCCTTAGCAGCAGTGGcgatcaagaaaaagaagaaactctaTGGTGCCACTAGCCGGGCATTACTTAATAGAACTAGGATTTTAAAATATCAAGAGACTTTGGATAGAAATTAATACAATAATTCCCCTCTGAACTACGGCAAAGCAGGCGAAGCGAAAGTGGAACCAGAGAGACCACCATAACTACATTGTAAAGTCGAAGAGAAGTGATTAGAATagcacagaaaaaaggagtaaaGCTTAGGCATCTGACGAAGAAGCTTAACgtctagaaaataattttcaaactgAGCTCCCACCAGTGAACGATGTTACTATGGAGCGCAGAATTCACAACGTGATACGAATCCGCAAAGTGACGAATATTTAAGTGCACAAATCCTCAGCATCGTATATTCTCGTCTAActagagaaaaatagaacagcttgataataaataaagattttaCGAGGTCTTTGGTGAAGCATTTGAAGTTCTGGAGCATAATTCTaggtagaaaagaaattaatgaaatataaGTTGAGAGGAAACAGTTAGACCCGGTGGCAAGGCTAAGACCTAACCCCGAAAAAAGCGAAGGAAGTTATCCAGTAACACAACAGCTACAGTTCAAATTATGTATAGTCAAGCAAGAACTTTCTGCTGCTTTGTGCATTTACGGAACTGGGCTAGCATGCGACTTTAGAGGATGCAGGTGCAACTATGGTAAGGCAAATACGAGCATACAAAGGATCAAGGGcgttcttcgctgcagttcgcgatgatcccacctcgattccaaccgttttctcgaccgcgccgcttcgagcgctgccgcTTACGCACGTGGTGCTTCGTTTCGTTTTCACCCCACTATACTCATGGTCCCATTCTTATGcccctttaatttttttcatattttattctacCTATGTTTGAATACCTTGGTATCGATTGAAGTCGACTGCGTCTTGGATGTTACTCAGCCAATCAACCCACCACCGAGCAACAGTTCTTTCTGATGATTGTACATATTTGCACATGTGTCCACGCGTCATGTGATATACGCATCCAAATTCTGCGCGATAACGGCTGAGACGCAGAAAAGAATCCATGGAGAATTACGAATTATCATTAATTAGAAAAGCGGTGAAGAGAGACGAAGAATCTACTGCGTAGATCTCAATACGATATCTGAAGTAGTGTTGTTTGCAAATTCGCAAAGTTTTTCTCAGAACCTTCAGCAGAAACAAGTAGAGATGGACTTTGTCTTACACATCCTTATATCTTCAAAAGGATTTGTATTCTCTAAGTTCTATTTTGAAAACTACCCCAGTTGTATGTACGAAGAGTAAACTTCCACATGTGTAAGTCTGATCCTGTATCTCGAGCACCTCCTCTACACTTATGGTCACATGTAAAGCAATTTTTGTAGTCGGAATAAACTATTCATAAACAAAACCTCCATAATGGTAGGGAACTGATGCTTGAAATATGCACAATTCCGGATCCAAATCATCGAAATGCACCAGATTTTCATCCCGTTACTCCAATAAAGCAGTGCAAACTGATCTCACCAACGTCTCTGTACTAGAAACTTTTCTAAACTCTTAGtttactaaagaaaaaaagaggatggttcgttcataagaaaaaataacttctttaTAACAAGCAATGTGCATGTTATTTTGTGAACTGCGCATGAATTGGTTCAACGGTATGCCCACAGCTTCACAATTCTAACAAAAGCGAAAAAGCATCTTTTCACGAGTTGACCGACAAAAGCGCATGAAGCACAACCATGATCCCCAAAGAGGGATATAAGAAGCTTCAGGCCGTACAAATCTGACTTTATCTAAAGATCTAGTGTCACATATGAACAACGTTCTACGTTATTGCAAACAATACATATTTCTTAAACTACAACGAAGACAGCAAGGCACAACACAACTCTTACATGACGCTATATTATGAATGGTACACACACACTGTGCTTTGGCAAGACTTTTCCTattcctgtttcttttttgttgattgttATTTTAATTCACTAACGTTTGATTACCTAGGACTGGAGTCACACGAGATTCTTCAACGTTAATTGTCCACTGTAGATAGACACTACAACAAAACAtcaaagaagtagaaatatcGAGGATTCTCAATcctcaaacattttttatcCGTTCGTCGTTCCATCACTGCACTTTAATGAATCTCAgcgatatttctatttttctttttgttcttgacAATTACTCGTAATATTTCATTAAAGAGGAAATGTTTAGCTAACTCAATGGGTGACCCAGTCAGCGTAAAAATTCTCCTACTTTGGTCAACTGCAAGATGAAACAGGGAACTACACGTCAGCAAGAAGACCATGATATCCATATGAATTATCTAGCTACTCAGACTATTAAAATGTCAATAAAGCTCAACTATTATCTTAGGCTACAAAAACCTATGAGTGTATTAAACACCGGGTTGAAGCCCAAAAAGGCAATTCAATCAACACCTACACAACGTGGGTCACATCTCTTCTCGTTCTCTGAGATGCGATTGTGAGAATGCGATTCTGGATATTTGTGCGTCAAAGTCTATAAATTCACGCATACAGATCAGATcctaacattaaaaaaatggaaatatgacataaaatcaatgaaatgtaGTAACAAGAAATAACAATCGTGGATAAATGAGACTAGCCTTCTCAAAATAGAAACATTAACATACTATGCAACCGAcatcaaaaaagaatgatatGACCTTCGAAAACCAACCTATGTAGAATAGTGAAAGTTAGCTTAGACAAATAACAACTAATTGAGTTATTGTTGACAATGAGgacagaaaattttctttggacAAATAAAAAACGGCAGGTTCCTTCATCATCAGCAACAACTCATTACAAGCAGATTTAATCAATACTCAATACTATATGACCGGTAATTACAGCATATTACATCCAAATACCAGATACGAAACATACAAGTTCGAATAAAACAACTATATTCatgcacacaaaaaaaaaagaaagaaaaactacttcACGCGGATAATACGAGCAAGATGTGCAGTGgatattatttatatgtacGTACTTACAAACATGTGCTTTACTCAAGCATGcagaatttacaaaaaaagaaggtatAATCACAACCTAAGAAACCTGACGGCTCCGGAGAAACTCTAGAATCGAAAAGCATA
This is a stretch of genomic DNA from Necator americanus strain Aroian chromosome II, whole genome shotgun sequence. It encodes these proteins:
- a CDS encoding hypothetical protein (NECATOR_CHRII.G7813.T2), with translation MDSVYRGLHYSNWESVAVPICNRILTIASQRTRRDVTHVVMPPKRAPNSKLHQLAVELPLNTIISDSTTKKQYCVGRQFATGGFGRIYTCTEVGSKTELVVKVEPYGNGPLFTEMNVFIRILKKEQIEEFMKSRNLKRLGVPKIISCGIYTHGKDKLRFLVIPKYATSLEAIREKSKTLSARDVWAVTRSILESLEYIHDKNYTHADIKAANILLERTGDFTSSVLVDFGLARLSSSNEDKPDKKRAHNGTAIFTSCDAHRGCHPSYRGDLEILAYNILYWLNGSLPWEAFEANPSKIYELKQAFLNDLTGNLKKLLQNNLESVAPLQEIFSIACKTGYSEHLVFPKLYKIADEALKRVGATGHKRIAKECAGDVVESKKKKMSSRDKQATSSKGRRTGKEEEKSEDSVEVVAPPTPRLVRFRKKVAPTPTTSATIPEPRRSPRARDRAAESSLSSQAQLARQTPSVAARDRRRAAIKAHSAEISARLPSGEVIPGLSVRRAPCSQLDVESNVPSGDTNGTPTEKNRKRPGARVSSDVKRSPTKLRKIPGMLNFQRGRRSIIIDQITKKYQKIAEKKRRSREVNDE
- a CDS encoding hypothetical protein (NECATOR_CHRII.G7813.T4) → MDSVYRGLHYSNWESVAVPICVRRSRLQSIPRMPPKRAPNSKLHQLAVELPLNTIISDSTTKKQYCVGRQFATGGFGRIYTCTEVGSKTELVVKVEPYGNGPLFTEMNVFIRILKKEQIEEFMKSRNLKRLGVPKIISCGIYTHGKDKLRFLVIPKYATSLEAIREKSKTLSARDVWAVTRSILESLEYIHDKNYTHADIKAANILLERTGDFTSSVLVDFGLARLSSSNEDKPDKKRAHNGTAIFTSCDAHRGCHPSYRGDLEILAYNILYWLNGSLPWEAFEANPSKIYELKQAFLNDLTGNLKKLLQNNLESVAPLQEIFSIACKTGYSEHLVFPKLYKIADEALKRVGATGHKRIAKECAGDVVESKKKKMSSRDKQATSSKGRRTGKEEEKSEDSVEVVAPPTPRLVRFRKKVAPTPTTSATIPEPRRSPRARDRAAESSLSSQAQLARRKRRTLLVLFDWMYDLCSRTLFWLISETPSVAARDRRRAAIKAHSAEISARLPSGEVIPGLSVRRAPCSQLDVESNVPSGDTNGTPTEKNRKRPGARVSSDVKRSPTKLRKIPGMLNFQRGRRSIIIDQITKKYQKIAEKKRRSREVNDE
- a CDS encoding hypothetical protein (NECATOR_CHRII.G7813.T1), with protein sequence MPPKRAPNSKLHQLAVELPLNTIISDSTTKKQYCVGRQFATGGFGRIYTCTEVGSKTELVVKVEPYGNGPLFTEMNVFIRILKKEQIEEFMKSRNLKRLGVPKIISCGIYTHGKDKLRFLVIPKYATSLEAIREKSKTLSARDVWAVTRSILESLEYIHDKNYTHADIKAANILLERTGDFTSSVLVDFGLARLSSSNEDKPDKKRAHNGTAIFTSCDAHRGCHPSYRGDLEILAYNILYWLNGSLPWEAFEANPSKIYELKQAFLNDLTGNLKKLLQNNLESVAPLQEIFSIACKTGYSEHLVFPKLYKIADEALKRVGATGHKRIAKECAGDVVESKKKKMSSRDKQATSSKGRRTGKEEEKSEDSVEVVAPPTPRLVRFRKKVAPTPTTSATIPEPRRSPRARDRAAESSLSSQAQLARRKRRTLLVLFDWMYDLCSRTLFWLISETPSVAARDRRRAAIKAHSAEISARLPSGEVIPGLSVRRAPCSQLDVESNVPSGDTNGTPTEKNRKRPGARVSSDVKRSPTKLRKIPGMLNFQRGRRSIIIDQITKKYQKIAEKKRRSREVNDE
- a CDS encoding hypothetical protein (NECATOR_CHRII.G7813.T3); the encoded protein is MDSVYRGLHYSNWESVAVPICVRRSRLQSIPRMPPKRAPNSKLHQLAVELPLNTIISDSTTKKQYCVGRQFATGGFGRIYTCTEVGSKTELVVKVEPYGNGPLFTEMNVFIRILKKEQIEEFMKSRNLKRLGVPKIISCGIYTHGKDKLRFLVIPKYATSLEAIREKSKTLSARDVWAVTRSILESLEYIHDKNYTHADIKAANILLERTGDFTSSVLVDFGLARLSSSNEDKPDKKRAHNGTAIFTSCDAHRGCHPSYRGDLEILAYNILYWLNGSLPWEAFEANPSKIYELKQAFLNDLTGNLKKLLQNNLESVAPLQEIFSIACKTGYSEHLVFPKLYKIADEALKRVGATGHKRIAKECAGDVVESKKKKMSSRDKQATSSKGRRTGKEEEKSEDSVEVVAPPTPRLVRFRKKVAPTPTTSATIPEPRRSPRARDRAAESSLSSQAQLARQTPSVAARDRRRAAIKAHSAEISARLPSGEVIPGLSVRRAPCSQLDVESNVPSGDTNGTPTEKNRKRPGARVSSDVKRSPTKLRKIPGMLNFQRGRRSIIIDQITKKYQKIAEKKRRSREVNDE